In one Ictalurus furcatus strain D&B chromosome 10, Billie_1.0, whole genome shotgun sequence genomic region, the following are encoded:
- the use1 gene encoding vesicle transport protein USE1 encodes MAASRLEINFIRLLSRCEAIASEKRQETEWRLEKYVGALEDMLMALRKSSSKPTAEILTDYTRKVDFLKGLIEAEKLPSASEKALANQLLAPGRTPTISSERMSATKTVHMQSKARCTGEMRSELFGTASSGAGAVTELRHRSRSVPGDECEDAAELDAILQHHHSVQEKLAEDMLHLARNLKNNTLAVQNIIKQDNQTLSQSMRQADLNFEKLKTESERLEQHAKKSVNWLLWLMLILVSFTFISMILFIRIFPRLR; translated from the exons ATGGCCGCGTCCAGGTTAGAAATCAATTTTATCAGGTTATTATCGCGTTGTGAAGCCATTGCTTCCGAGAAAAGACAAGAGACGGAATGGAGGCTGGAGAAG TATGTCGGTGCCTTGGAGGATATGCTGATGGCATTGAGAAAGAGTTCAAG CAAACCTACTGCTGAGATCCTGACAGACTACACACGTAAAGTAGACTTCCTCAAAGGCCTTATAGAAGCTGAGAAGCTG CCGTCAGCTTCAGAGAAAGCTTTAGCCAATCAGCTCCTAGCGCCGGGTCGCACGCCCACCATCTCCAGTGAGAGGATGTCGGCCACCAAGACCGTGCACATGCAAAGTAAAGCACGGTGCACAGGGGAGATGCGCTCTGAGCTCTTCGGCACT GCTTCCTCTGGTGCAG GTGCTGTGACAGAGCTGAGACATAGGAG CCGCAGTGTTCCAGGGGATGAGTGTGAGGACGCGGCCGAGCTGGACGCCATACTGCAACACCACCACAGTGTGCAGGAGAAACTGGCTGAGGACATGCTGCACCTCGCACGCAACCTGAAGAACAACACACTCGCTGTACAGAACATCATCAAACAGGACAACCAG ACTCTGAGTCAGTCCATGCGGCAGGCAGATCTGAACTTCGAGAAGCTGAAGACCGAATCGGAGCGGCTGGAGCAGCATGCGAAGAAATCAGTCAACTGGCTCCTCTGGCTGATGCTCATATTAGTCTCGTTCACCTTCATCAGTATGATCCTGTTCATCCGCATCTTTCCCAGACTCAGGTGA